A part of Candidatus Saccharibacteria bacterium genomic DNA contains:
- a CDS encoding ABC transporter permease subunit has translation MNLFHRELRSHRVHLIAWSVVMIIFMYISMAKYAALATDAAASQDLLKVLPSTLQAVFGMTGLDLTTIAGYYGICFIFIAVMLAIHAGMLGADLVAKEERDKTAEFLYVKPRQRAFLLTMKLLAGVVIMAVLFAVTAASTYGSIASVNQGSVPTADLVPFHYAILVIQVLFFSIGVGFAAVLRQPKRATVGVAALVLVCYIADVLQGLSGSFAWLKQLTPLGYFAARDILAAKQVDTTYVMISLLLAAIVLIISYLSFSNRDLKI, from the coding sequence ATGAATCTATTTCACCGCGAGTTACGGTCTCATCGTGTCCACCTGATTGCGTGGAGTGTAGTCATGATTATTTTTATGTATATTAGTATGGCAAAGTATGCAGCACTGGCGACCGACGCAGCAGCTTCGCAGGACCTTCTGAAAGTATTGCCCTCAACACTCCAGGCTGTGTTTGGGATGACCGGTCTTGACCTCACTACAATTGCGGGTTACTACGGTATTTGCTTCATCTTCATCGCAGTGATGCTTGCAATCCACGCTGGCATGTTGGGAGCGGACCTCGTGGCAAAGGAAGAGCGTGACAAAACCGCAGAGTTTTTGTATGTGAAGCCGCGGCAGCGGGCATTTTTGCTGACGATGAAGCTACTGGCCGGTGTGGTGATTATGGCTGTGTTATTTGCGGTGACGGCCGCTTCGACCTATGGCTCGATTGCGTCAGTGAACCAAGGGAGCGTACCTACCGCTGATCTTGTGCCGTTCCACTACGCCATTCTTGTCATCCAAGTGCTGTTCTTCAGTATTGGCGTAGGGTTTGCGGCTGTGCTGCGCCAACCAAAACGGGCAACAGTGGGTGTCGCTGCTCTGGTGTTAGTTTGCTACATCGCCGACGTGCTACAAGGGCTATCGGGTTCGTTTGCGTGGCTAAAACAATTGACACCACTCGGCTACTTTGCGGCCCGTGATATACTTGCCGCGAAGCAAGTTGACACTACATATGTAATGATCTCACTATTACTCGCAGCCATAGTACTCATCATCAGTTATCTAAGCTTTAGCAACCGCGATTTGAAGATATAG
- a CDS encoding ribose-phosphate pyrophosphokinase → MKERKIRTRPVLLSGSYSPEFTKKVGDYLHLHVHDVRLTRFANSELKVEVPTVRGADVFVFQSHGASVNEHLVEQAAIINAARRASARDVTAVVPYRGYGRADRPDNSHESYMGPLAMRFLAMAGANRILEVDPHAGQSAGFLADFTTEYTAIPAHPAIQDYLRSLIDGGDPDDVVIVSPDSGRAKLNRRYAARFNKPRAIIDKMRTGANKAEVMAIIGQVAGMRCFVIDDMIDTAGTIVEGAEALIKQGAKEVTVVATHGVLSDPATERLLHAKSSGVIARVAVTDTLKLPSHMPPEEIDVISVAPLVGEAIRSIYHNESVSANFV, encoded by the coding sequence ATGAAAGAACGTAAGATACGCACACGACCTGTTTTGCTGAGCGGAAGCTACAGCCCTGAATTCACTAAAAAGGTTGGTGATTACCTGCATCTGCACGTCCACGATGTACGGCTAACTCGCTTTGCAAATTCCGAACTTAAAGTCGAGGTACCCACAGTACGTGGCGCAGACGTGTTTGTGTTTCAGTCTCACGGTGCATCTGTTAATGAACATCTGGTGGAGCAAGCAGCTATTATCAATGCTGCCCGTCGCGCTTCAGCACGAGATGTTACTGCTGTCGTTCCCTACCGCGGCTATGGTAGGGCCGATCGACCCGATAATTCTCATGAATCCTATATGGGTCCGCTCGCCATGCGGTTTCTGGCGATGGCTGGTGCGAACCGTATTTTAGAAGTCGATCCTCACGCAGGTCAATCGGCTGGTTTTCTAGCAGACTTTACAACAGAGTACACTGCTATCCCCGCTCACCCCGCCATCCAGGATTATTTACGCAGTTTAATAGATGGCGGTGACCCGGACGATGTGGTAATCGTATCACCCGATTCGGGCCGTGCCAAACTCAACCGTCGCTATGCGGCACGCTTTAATAAACCGCGGGCTATCATCGACAAAATGCGCACTGGCGCTAATAAAGCAGAGGTTATGGCGATTATCGGGCAGGTGGCTGGCATGCGCTGTTTTGTCATTGACGATATGATTGATACCGCAGGCACGATCGTCGAAGGCGCCGAGGCGCTCATAAAACAAGGTGCCAAGGAAGTCACTGTCGTCGCTACCCACGGTGTGCTATCTGACCCTGCAACAGAACGCTTACTGCACGCCAAAAGCAGCGGAGTAATCGCGCGAGTGGCCGTTACCGACACGCTCAAACTGCCCTCTCATATGCCGCCAGAGGAAATCGATGTCATTAGCGTCGCACCGCTCGTCGGCGAAGCCATCCGCAGTATCTACCACAACGAATCGGTATCGGCAAACTTTGTATAG